A DNA window from Hydra vulgaris chromosome 13, alternate assembly HydraT2T_AEP contains the following coding sequences:
- the LOC136089697 gene encoding uncharacterized protein LOC136089697: MEFSSLSFNADVLSPILSDHTYSLSLPQLNYCTSCEYKSSLITSYVSKVNSLTNQLKKSKIKQTVKLKQKFSWRLVNNDKRMNFYTGISSIAIFNVIFGLLKPFLPSIRYWRGPKHSRSKVKQLKSISKCKLLSHKEEFLMTLMRLRLGLLNEDIADRFDISKALCSNIFTTFIRIIAYILGNAIIVWLPSESLYNQAVTWSDYKHHNTVKVLIGIAPNGYITFLSKCYGGRASDKFITSDSGFYNLLERGDEVMADRGFQIREELLFCYCSLSVPPGARVKSQMTATECKKTTDVKNLRIHIERAINRIKTFRSLKNVLPISMLHHMDDIILLCAALCNLKPALIKK, from the exons ATGG AGTTTTCAAGTCTTAGTTTTAATGCTGATGTTTTATCACCTATATTATCAGACCATACGTATTCATTGAGCTTACCACAACTTAACTATTGTACTTCATGTGAATACAAATCTTCACTTATCACCTCTTATGTTAGTAAGGTAAATAGCCTtactaatcaattaaaaaagtcaaaaataaaacaaacagtCAAGCTTAAACAAAAATTCTCTTGGAGATTAGTTAACAATGATAAAAGAATGAACTTTTATACTGGTATATCTTCGATTgctatttttaatgttatttttggtttgttaaaaccatttttacccTCCATTCGTTATTGGAGAGGCCCAAAACATTCACGTAGCAAAGTTAAACAACTAAAATCTATATCTAAATGTAAACTGTTATCACACAAAGAAGAATTTTTAATGACACTTATGAGGTTGCGCTTAGGTTTATTAAATGAAGATATTGCTGATCGTTTTGACATTTCAAAAGCTTTGTGTTCTAATATATTTACCacttttattagaattattGCTTATATTCTCGGAAATGCTATTATTGTTTGGCTCCCAAgtgaa TCCCTTTACAACCAAGCAGTGACTTGGTCTGATTACAAGCACCACAACACTGTCAAGGTATTAATTGGTATAGCACCAAATGGGTACATAACGTTTCTATCTAAATGTTACGGTGGAAGAGCATcagataaatttattacaagtgACAGTGGTTTTTACAATCTGTTGGAAAGAGGCGACGAGGTGATGGCAGACAGAGGATTTCAAATAAGAGAAGAACTATTATTCTGTTATTGCAGTTTATCAGTTCCACCAGGTGCAAGAGTAAAGAGTCAAATGACTGCAACTGAATGCAAGAAGACTACTGATGTTAAGAACTTAAGAATTCACATTGAAAGGGCCATAAACcgaataaaaacttttcgaagcttaaaaaatgtattacccATTTCTATGCTTCATCATAtggatgatattattttattgtgtgcAGCTTTATGCAATTTAAAGcctgctttaataaaaaaataa